In Macadamia integrifolia cultivar HAES 741 chromosome 13, SCU_Mint_v3, whole genome shotgun sequence, one DNA window encodes the following:
- the LOC122059027 gene encoding exopolygalacturonase-like, producing the protein MTGKALSRPYFNVINYGAKADGKTDMSLALINAWKDACASKVSSTILIPKGRFLLGPVLLVGPCRSQIEFRNEGIVMAPMNPVIFKGGSWINFRYITGLTISGGGVFDGRGQVAWAKNDCKRNPHCQQLPISFRFDFMKNTLVKDITSLNSKNFHMNLFKCQGMIMQNIKIKAPGDSPNTDGIHIGDSSFISITHSVIGTGDDCISLGPGSRNISITNVFCGPGHGISIGSLGKYQNEEDVVGITVRDCTLSGTTNGLRIKTWPDSPPGFASDLTFENIIVKNVYNPVIVDQEYCPYYKCDQKGPSLVKLKNVKFSNIRGTSSSNLAVKIVGSKAAPVELQIGDINLLYYGKEGPATSICYNAKAYLSGRQNPLTCAH; encoded by the exons ATGACTGGAAAAGCTCTATCCAGACCTTACTTCAATGTGATTAACTATGGTGCAAAAGCTGATGGGAAAACAGATATGAGTCTG GCTTTGATAAACGCTTGGAAAGATGCATGTGCTTCAAAGGTTAGCTCTACAATTCTAATCCCCAAAGGGAGGTTTTTGTTGGGTCCGGTTCTTTTGGTTGGACCATGCCGGAGTCAAATTGAGTTTCGAAATGAAGGCATAGTGATGGCTCCGATGAATCCTGTCATCTTCAAGGGGGGTTCTTGGATTAATTTCCGGTACATCACCGGTTTGACCATCTCTGGAGGAGGAGTATTTGATGGTAGAGGACAAGTGGCTTGGGCTAAAAACGATTGTAAACGTAACCCCCATTGCCAACAGTTACCTATT AGTTTCAGATTTGACTTCATGAAGAACACATTGGTGAAGGACATAACTTCCCTAAACAGTAAAAATTTCCACATGAATCTCTTTAAATGCCAAGGTATGATAATGCAAAATATTAAGATTAAAGCACCAGGGGACAGCCCCAACACAGATGGAATTCACATTGGAGATTCATCATTCATCAGTATTACTCATTCAGTTATCGGCACCGGTGATGATTGTATTTCACTTGGTCCGGGAAGCCGCAACATAAGCATCACCAATGTGTTTTGTGGACCAGGACATGGAATTAGTATTGGTAGCTTAGGCAAGTACCAAAATGAAGAAGATGTTGTTGGTATCACAGTAAGGGATTGTACCTTAAGTGGCACTACAAATGGATTGAGAATCAAGACATGGCCTGATTCTCCTCCTGGTTTTGCATCTGATCTTACTTTTGAAAACATTATAGTTAAAAATGTTTATAATCCAGTGATAGTAGATCAAGAGTATTGCCCTTATTACAAGTGTGATCAGAAAGGACCTTCACTTGTTAAGTTGAAAAATGTTAAGTTCAGTAACATCAGAGGGACATCATCTTCAAATCTTGCAGTTAAGATTGTGGGTAGCAAAGCTGCGCCTGTTGAGTTGCAGATTGGAGATATCAATTTGTTGTATTATGGAAAGGAAGGACCTGCTACTTCAATATGTTATAATGCCAAGGCTTATCTTTCAGGCAGGCAAAACCCTCTTACTTGTGCTCATTAA